The Malus domestica chromosome 06, GDT2T_hap1 genome has a segment encoding these proteins:
- the LOC103437552 gene encoding uncharacterized protein isoform X3 produces the protein MVSTRRSGSLSGNNCKRSSSSEDKPPSPKRPKADNGSASDKATPGVENSKELCTLPPAGAADPGECGPEDAPVAGDGVTSGKTEAAAPAVAVTTPIAEGSSPVVEKQPRSAPSSWSFYQKQNPSFDTPWCKLLSQSALNVNISISAMAFTIGANRQCNFALKDHTISGVLCKIKRTQREGSAVAVLESTGSKGSVQVNGTNVKKGNSCMLNPGDEVVFGSMGNHAYIFQLLLTEAAVKGAEVQGSIGKFLHLEKRAGDPSAVAGASILASLSTRAEQSRWKSAAQTTSKVHPGAEVPAQSVIQDDTEIELGGLESSSTPNRATDKAEDIGAIDKNLTPDCNPDSSIEVLEERNEWMRDLQSASTSGMSLRCVAFKEGLHAGILDGKSIDVSFDNFPYYLSENTKKVLIAASFIHLKHKEHVKYTSELTAVNPRILLSGPSGSEIYQEMLAKALAQYFGAKLLLFDSHSFLGGLSSKEAELLRDGLSAEKLCSLTKQSPALPDLAKNTDLSASETEALGSSNALNDLESQPKMENDTLPSSSGASRNYLFKIGDRVRFIAPGALYATSSSLRGPGIGMRGEVVLLFKDNPLSKVGVKFDKPIPDGVDLGGLCKGNGYFCNVFDLRLETTGAEDLDKLLINTLFEAVISESRSSPFILFMKDAEKSLVGNSDSFSAFRARLDKLPDNVVVIGSHTQTDSRKEKSHPGGLLFTKFGSNQTALLDLAFPDSFGRLHERGKEVPKATKLLSKLFPNKVTIHMPQDEALLVSWKQQLDRDVETLKMKGNLNLLRTVLGRCGLECEGLETLCIKDQTLTNESSDKVVGWALNHHLMQNPEADPETKVVVSAESIQYGLEILQALQNETKSLKKSLKDVVTENEFEKRLLADVIPPSDIGVTFDDIGALENVKDTLKELVMLPLQRPELFCKGQLTKPCKGILLFGPPGTGKTMLAKAVATEAGANFINISMSSITSKWFGEGEKYVKAVFSLASKIAPSVVFVDEVDSMLGRRENPGEHEAMRKMKNEFMVNWDGLRTKETERVLVLAATNRPFDLDEAVIRRLPRRLMVNLPDAPNRAKILKVILAKEDLSPTIDFDAIASMTDGYSGSDLKNLCVTAAHRPIKEILEKEKKEHAVAVAEGRAAPALSGSADIRSLNMDDFKDAHERVCASVSSESVNMTELLQWNELYGEGGSRRKKALSYFM, from the exons atgGTTTCAACGAGGCGAAGTGGATCTCTCTCCGGGAACAACTGCAAACGATCGTCGTCTTCCGAGGACAAGCCACCGTCACCGAAACGACCGAAG GCGGATAATGGTAGTGCTTCGGACAAAGCGACTCCTGGGGTGGAGAATTCGAAGGAGCTGTGCACGCTTCCGCCGGCGGGGGCTGCCGATCCCGGAGAATGTGGTCCCGAAGATGCGCCGGTCGCCGGAGACGGGGTGACTTCTGGAAAGACCGAAGCTGCTGCGCCAGCTGTGGCGGTGACGACACCGATCGCCGAAG GGTCTTCGCCGGTGGTGGAAAAGCAGCCGAGGAGTGCACCGTCTTCCTGGAGTTTCTATCAGAAGCAGAACCCGAGTTTTGATACGCCTTGGTGCAAGCTTTTGTCACAGTCTGCACTG AATGTAAATATTTCTATTAGTGCAATGGCATTCACAATTGGTGCAAACAGACAGTGCAATTTTGCTCTCAAGGATCATACCATTAGTGGAGTACTGTGCAAGATCAAGCGCACACAG CGTGAGGGCAGTGCTGTAGCAGTTCTTGAAAGTACGGGAAGCAAGGGATCAGTGCAAGTAAATGGGACAAATGTCAAGAAAGGCAACAGTTGCATGCTTAACCCGGGTGATGAAGTTGTCTTTGGTTCAATGGGCAACCATGCTTAT ATTTTTCAGCTACTGCTGACTGAGGCTGCAGTTAAGGGTGCAGAGGTGCAAGGCAGTATTGGAAAATTTTTGCATCTTGAAAAGAGGGCAGGAGATCCTTCAGCTGTGGCTGGGGCTTCCATACTGGCTTCTCTTAGCACGAGGGCAGAACAATCGCGATGGAAGTCCGCAGCTCAGACCACCAGTAAAGTTCACCCCGGTGCTGAGGTACCAGCTCAGTCTGTCATTCAAGATGATACAGAAATTGAGCTTGGTGGTCTAGAAAGCAGCTCAACTCCAAATAGAGCGActgacaaagctgaagatatTGGAGCAATAGACAAGAATCTCACTCCAGACTGCAACCCCGATTCTAGCATAGAG GTATTGGAAGAAAGAAACGAGTGGATGAGGGATTTGCAATCAGCATCAACGTCAGGCATGTCTCTCCGGTGTGTTGCATTTAAAGAAGGCCTTCATGCAGGAATTCTTGATGGCAAAAGCATAGATGTCTCCTTTGATAACTTCCCATACTATTTGAG TGAGAATACGAAGAAAGTGTTGATTGCAGCCTCATTTATACACTTGAAACATAAAGAGCATGTGAAGTATACCTCAGAGCTTACAGCTGTGAACCctcgcattttgctctctggtCCTTCAG GGTCTGAGATATATCAGGAGATGTTGGCAAAGGCTCTTGCGCAGTACTTTGGGGCTAAGTTGCTCTTATTCGATAGCCACTCTTTTTTGGGT GGTTTATCATCAAAGGAAGCTGAGCTGCTCAGGGATGGATTGAGTGCAGAAAAACTCTGCAGCTTGACCAAACAAAGTCCCGCACTCCCAGACTTGGCCAAGAACACTGATCTTTCAGCTTCTGAAACAGAGGCACTGGGATCTTCAAATGCACTGAATGACCTGGAATCCCAACCAAAGATGGAGAATGACACCCTCCCCTCTTCCTCGGGGGCATCGAGGAATTACTTGTTTAAAATAG GTGACAGAGTAAGATTTATTGCTCCAGGTGCCTTATATGCTACATCATCTTCTTTACG GGGCCCAGGGATCGGAATGCGTGGAGAGGTTGTGCTGCTTTTTAAGGACAATCCTTTGTCAAAAGTCGGTGTAAAGTTTGATAAACCAATACCTGATGGTGTTGATCTTGGGGGTCTATGTAAAGGCAATGGATACTTCTGCAATG TCTTTGATCTTCGATTGGAAACCACGGGCGCAGAAGATTTGGACAAGTTACTTATCAACACATTGTTTGAG GCTGTAATAAGTGAGAGCAGAAGTTCCCCTTTCATTTTGTTCATGAAAGATGCTGAGAAGTCCCTGGTAGGAAATTCTGATTCATTTTCCGCATTCAGAGCGAGACTTGATAAGCTTCCAGATAATGTGGTTGTAATTGGTTCTCACACTCAAACTGACAGTCGCAAGGAGAAG TCGCACCCTGGTGGTTTGCTTTTCACAAAGTTTGGCAGCAATCAAACTGCTCTTCTTGACTTGGCTTTCCCG GATAGTTTTGGAAGACTACATGAGAGAGGGAAAGAAGTTCCCAAGGCGACAAAACTTCTGTCTAAACTCTTTCCCAATAAAGTTACCATTCATATGCCGCAG GATGAAGCACTTCTTGTCTCGTGGAAGCAACAATTGGATCGAGATGTTGAAACCCTAAAAATGAAGGGAAACTTGAATCTCTTGCGCACT GTTCTGGGTCGATGTGGACTAGAGTGTGAAGGACTTGAGACACTATGCATCAAGGATCAAACACTTACCAACGAAA GTTCAGACAAGGTAGTTGGATGGGCTCTAAACCATCATTTAATGCAGAATCCTGAAGCTGATCCAGAAACAAAAGTTGTTGTATCTGCGGAGAG CATCCAGTACGGACTTGAAATTTTACAGGCTCTCCAGAATGAAACGAAGAGTTTGAAGAAGTCACTTAAG GATGTTGtaacagaaaatgaatttgagaaaagGCTGTTAGCTGATGTTATTCCACCTAGTGACATTGGAGTTACGTTTGATGATATTGGAGCCCTTGAGAATGTGAAGGATACATTGAAGGAGTTGGTGATGCTTCCTTTACAAAGGCCTGAGCTTTTCTGCAAGGGGCAATTAACCAAG CCTTGCAAGGGTATCCTTTTATTTGGTCCCCCTGGAACAGGCAAGACAATGCTTGCAAAGGCTGTGGCCACGGAAGCTGGTGCAAACTTTATCAACATATCCATGTCAAGCATCACATCTAAG TGGTTTGGTGAGGGTGAGAAATACGTGAAAGCTGTTTTCTCGCTGGCCAGTAAAATTGCGCCTAGTGTTGTATTCGTAGATGAA GTGGACAGTATGTTGGGCCGACGGGAAAATCCAGGGGAGCATGAGGCAATGCGTAAGATGAAGAATGAATTTATGGTAAATTGGGATGGTTTACGAACAAAAGAAACAGAGCGAGTTCTTGTACTGGCAGCCACAAATAGGCCTTTTGACCTTGATGAGGCTGTCATTCGAAGACTGCCGCGCAG GTTGATGGTAAATTTGCCAGATGCTCCGAATAGAGCAAAAATATTGAAAGTCATACTGGCAAAAGAGGACTTGTCTCCCACTATTGATTTTGATGCTATTGCGAGCATGACGGATGGGTATTCTGGAAGTGACCTCAAG AATCTTTGTGTAACTGCTGCACATCGTCCAATTaaagagattttggagaaggaaaaaaag GAGCATGCTGTAGCTGTAGCAGAAGGTAGAGCTGCTCCAGCTTTGAGTGGCAGTGCTGATATACGGTCTCTGAACATGGACGACTTCAAAGATGCTCACGAACGG GTATGTGCCAGTGTTTCATCGGAGTCTGTGAACATGACCGAGCTTTTACAGTGGAACGAATTATACGGCGAAGGGGgttcaagaagaaagaaagccCTTAGCTACTTCATGTGA
- the LOC103437552 gene encoding uncharacterized protein isoform X2: MVSTRRSGSLSGNNCKRSSSSEDKPPSPKRPKADNGSASDKATPGVENSKELCTLPPAGAADPGECGPEDAPVAGDGVTSGKTEAAAPAVAVTTPIAEGSSPVVEKQPRSAPSSWSFYQKQNPSFDTPWCKLLSQSALNVNISISAMAFTIGANRQCNFALKDHTISGVLCKIKRTQREGSAVAVLESTGSKGSVQVNGTNVKKGNSCMLNPGDEVVFGSMGNHAYIFQLLLTEAAVKGAEVQGSIGKFLHLEKRAGDPSAVAGASILASLSTRAEQSRWKSAAQTTSKVHPGAEVPAQSVIQDDTEIELGGLESSSTPNRATDKAEDIGAIDKNLTPDCNPDSSIEAGNVLEERNEWMRDLQSASTSGMSLRCVAFKEGLHAGILDGKSIDVSFDNFPYYLSENTKKVLIAASFIHLKHKEHVKYTSELTAVNPRILLSGPSGSEIYQEMLAKALAQYFGAKLLLFDSHSFLGGLSSKEAELLRDGLSAEKLCSLTKQSPALPDLAKNTDLSASETEALGSSNALNDLESQPKMENDTLPSSSGASRNYLFKIGDRVRFIAPGALYATSSSLRGPGIGMRGEVVLLFKDNPLSKVGVKFDKPIPDGVDLGGLCKGNGYFCNVFDLRLETTGAEDLDKLLINTLFEAVISESRSSPFILFMKDAEKSLVGNSDSFSAFRARLDKLPDNVVVIGSHTQTDSRKEKSHPGGLLFTKFGSNQTALLDLAFPDSFGRLHERGKEVPKATKLLSKLFPNKVTIHMPQDEALLVSWKQQLDRDVETLKMKGNLNLLRTVLGRCGLECEGLETLCIKDQTLTNESSDKVVGWALNHHLMQNPEADPETKVVVSAESIQYGLEILQALQNETKSLKKSLKDVVTENEFEKRLLADVIPPSDIGVTFDDIGALENVKDTLKELVMLPLQRPELFCKGQLTKPCKGILLFGPPGTGKTMLAKAVATEAGANFINISMSSITSKWFGEGEKYVKAVFSLASKIAPSVVFVDEVDSMLGRRENPGEHEAMRKMKNEFMVNWDGLRTKETERVLVLAATNRPFDLDEAVIRRLPRRLMVNLPDAPNRAKILKVILAKEDLSPTIDFDAIASMTDGYSGSDLKNLCVTAAHRPIKEILEKEKKEHAVAVAEGRAAPALSGSADIRSLNMDDFKDAHERVCASVSSESVNMTELLQWNELYGEGGSRRKKALSYFM; this comes from the exons atgGTTTCAACGAGGCGAAGTGGATCTCTCTCCGGGAACAACTGCAAACGATCGTCGTCTTCCGAGGACAAGCCACCGTCACCGAAACGACCGAAG GCGGATAATGGTAGTGCTTCGGACAAAGCGACTCCTGGGGTGGAGAATTCGAAGGAGCTGTGCACGCTTCCGCCGGCGGGGGCTGCCGATCCCGGAGAATGTGGTCCCGAAGATGCGCCGGTCGCCGGAGACGGGGTGACTTCTGGAAAGACCGAAGCTGCTGCGCCAGCTGTGGCGGTGACGACACCGATCGCCGAAG GGTCTTCGCCGGTGGTGGAAAAGCAGCCGAGGAGTGCACCGTCTTCCTGGAGTTTCTATCAGAAGCAGAACCCGAGTTTTGATACGCCTTGGTGCAAGCTTTTGTCACAGTCTGCACTG AATGTAAATATTTCTATTAGTGCAATGGCATTCACAATTGGTGCAAACAGACAGTGCAATTTTGCTCTCAAGGATCATACCATTAGTGGAGTACTGTGCAAGATCAAGCGCACACAG CGTGAGGGCAGTGCTGTAGCAGTTCTTGAAAGTACGGGAAGCAAGGGATCAGTGCAAGTAAATGGGACAAATGTCAAGAAAGGCAACAGTTGCATGCTTAACCCGGGTGATGAAGTTGTCTTTGGTTCAATGGGCAACCATGCTTAT ATTTTTCAGCTACTGCTGACTGAGGCTGCAGTTAAGGGTGCAGAGGTGCAAGGCAGTATTGGAAAATTTTTGCATCTTGAAAAGAGGGCAGGAGATCCTTCAGCTGTGGCTGGGGCTTCCATACTGGCTTCTCTTAGCACGAGGGCAGAACAATCGCGATGGAAGTCCGCAGCTCAGACCACCAGTAAAGTTCACCCCGGTGCTGAGGTACCAGCTCAGTCTGTCATTCAAGATGATACAGAAATTGAGCTTGGTGGTCTAGAAAGCAGCTCAACTCCAAATAGAGCGActgacaaagctgaagatatTGGAGCAATAGACAAGAATCTCACTCCAGACTGCAACCCCGATTCTAGCATAGAGGCAGGCAAT GTATTGGAAGAAAGAAACGAGTGGATGAGGGATTTGCAATCAGCATCAACGTCAGGCATGTCTCTCCGGTGTGTTGCATTTAAAGAAGGCCTTCATGCAGGAATTCTTGATGGCAAAAGCATAGATGTCTCCTTTGATAACTTCCCATACTATTTGAG TGAGAATACGAAGAAAGTGTTGATTGCAGCCTCATTTATACACTTGAAACATAAAGAGCATGTGAAGTATACCTCAGAGCTTACAGCTGTGAACCctcgcattttgctctctggtCCTTCAG GGTCTGAGATATATCAGGAGATGTTGGCAAAGGCTCTTGCGCAGTACTTTGGGGCTAAGTTGCTCTTATTCGATAGCCACTCTTTTTTGGGT GGTTTATCATCAAAGGAAGCTGAGCTGCTCAGGGATGGATTGAGTGCAGAAAAACTCTGCAGCTTGACCAAACAAAGTCCCGCACTCCCAGACTTGGCCAAGAACACTGATCTTTCAGCTTCTGAAACAGAGGCACTGGGATCTTCAAATGCACTGAATGACCTGGAATCCCAACCAAAGATGGAGAATGACACCCTCCCCTCTTCCTCGGGGGCATCGAGGAATTACTTGTTTAAAATAG GTGACAGAGTAAGATTTATTGCTCCAGGTGCCTTATATGCTACATCATCTTCTTTACG GGGCCCAGGGATCGGAATGCGTGGAGAGGTTGTGCTGCTTTTTAAGGACAATCCTTTGTCAAAAGTCGGTGTAAAGTTTGATAAACCAATACCTGATGGTGTTGATCTTGGGGGTCTATGTAAAGGCAATGGATACTTCTGCAATG TCTTTGATCTTCGATTGGAAACCACGGGCGCAGAAGATTTGGACAAGTTACTTATCAACACATTGTTTGAG GCTGTAATAAGTGAGAGCAGAAGTTCCCCTTTCATTTTGTTCATGAAAGATGCTGAGAAGTCCCTGGTAGGAAATTCTGATTCATTTTCCGCATTCAGAGCGAGACTTGATAAGCTTCCAGATAATGTGGTTGTAATTGGTTCTCACACTCAAACTGACAGTCGCAAGGAGAAG TCGCACCCTGGTGGTTTGCTTTTCACAAAGTTTGGCAGCAATCAAACTGCTCTTCTTGACTTGGCTTTCCCG GATAGTTTTGGAAGACTACATGAGAGAGGGAAAGAAGTTCCCAAGGCGACAAAACTTCTGTCTAAACTCTTTCCCAATAAAGTTACCATTCATATGCCGCAG GATGAAGCACTTCTTGTCTCGTGGAAGCAACAATTGGATCGAGATGTTGAAACCCTAAAAATGAAGGGAAACTTGAATCTCTTGCGCACT GTTCTGGGTCGATGTGGACTAGAGTGTGAAGGACTTGAGACACTATGCATCAAGGATCAAACACTTACCAACGAAA GTTCAGACAAGGTAGTTGGATGGGCTCTAAACCATCATTTAATGCAGAATCCTGAAGCTGATCCAGAAACAAAAGTTGTTGTATCTGCGGAGAG CATCCAGTACGGACTTGAAATTTTACAGGCTCTCCAGAATGAAACGAAGAGTTTGAAGAAGTCACTTAAG GATGTTGtaacagaaaatgaatttgagaaaagGCTGTTAGCTGATGTTATTCCACCTAGTGACATTGGAGTTACGTTTGATGATATTGGAGCCCTTGAGAATGTGAAGGATACATTGAAGGAGTTGGTGATGCTTCCTTTACAAAGGCCTGAGCTTTTCTGCAAGGGGCAATTAACCAAG CCTTGCAAGGGTATCCTTTTATTTGGTCCCCCTGGAACAGGCAAGACAATGCTTGCAAAGGCTGTGGCCACGGAAGCTGGTGCAAACTTTATCAACATATCCATGTCAAGCATCACATCTAAG TGGTTTGGTGAGGGTGAGAAATACGTGAAAGCTGTTTTCTCGCTGGCCAGTAAAATTGCGCCTAGTGTTGTATTCGTAGATGAA GTGGACAGTATGTTGGGCCGACGGGAAAATCCAGGGGAGCATGAGGCAATGCGTAAGATGAAGAATGAATTTATGGTAAATTGGGATGGTTTACGAACAAAAGAAACAGAGCGAGTTCTTGTACTGGCAGCCACAAATAGGCCTTTTGACCTTGATGAGGCTGTCATTCGAAGACTGCCGCGCAG GTTGATGGTAAATTTGCCAGATGCTCCGAATAGAGCAAAAATATTGAAAGTCATACTGGCAAAAGAGGACTTGTCTCCCACTATTGATTTTGATGCTATTGCGAGCATGACGGATGGGTATTCTGGAAGTGACCTCAAG AATCTTTGTGTAACTGCTGCACATCGTCCAATTaaagagattttggagaaggaaaaaaag GAGCATGCTGTAGCTGTAGCAGAAGGTAGAGCTGCTCCAGCTTTGAGTGGCAGTGCTGATATACGGTCTCTGAACATGGACGACTTCAAAGATGCTCACGAACGG GTATGTGCCAGTGTTTCATCGGAGTCTGTGAACATGACCGAGCTTTTACAGTGGAACGAATTATACGGCGAAGGGGgttcaagaagaaagaaagccCTTAGCTACTTCATGTGA
- the LOC103437552 gene encoding uncharacterized protein isoform X1, which produces MVSTRRSGSLSGNNCKRSSSSEDKPPSPKRPKADNGSASDKATPGVENSKELCTLPPAGAADPGECGPEDAPVAGDGVTSGKTEAAAPAVAVTTPIAEGSSPVVEKQPRSAPSSWSFYQKQNPSFDTPWCKLLSQSALNVNISISAMAFTIGANRQCNFALKDHTISGVLCKIKRTQREGSAVAVLESTGSKGSVQVNGTNVKKGNSCMLNPGDEVVFGSMGNHAYIFQLLLTEAAVKGAEVQGSIGKFLHLEKRAGDPSAVAGASILASLSTRAEQSRWKSAAQTTSKVHPGAEVPAQSVIQDDTEIELGGLESSSTPNRATDKAEDIGAIDKNLTPDCNPDSSIEAGNVKLSGMNDLLRPLLRMLARSPSYKLKLSKGICKQVLEERNEWMRDLQSASTSGMSLRCVAFKEGLHAGILDGKSIDVSFDNFPYYLSENTKKVLIAASFIHLKHKEHVKYTSELTAVNPRILLSGPSGSEIYQEMLAKALAQYFGAKLLLFDSHSFLGGLSSKEAELLRDGLSAEKLCSLTKQSPALPDLAKNTDLSASETEALGSSNALNDLESQPKMENDTLPSSSGASRNYLFKIGDRVRFIAPGALYATSSSLRGPGIGMRGEVVLLFKDNPLSKVGVKFDKPIPDGVDLGGLCKGNGYFCNVFDLRLETTGAEDLDKLLINTLFEAVISESRSSPFILFMKDAEKSLVGNSDSFSAFRARLDKLPDNVVVIGSHTQTDSRKEKSHPGGLLFTKFGSNQTALLDLAFPDSFGRLHERGKEVPKATKLLSKLFPNKVTIHMPQDEALLVSWKQQLDRDVETLKMKGNLNLLRTVLGRCGLECEGLETLCIKDQTLTNESSDKVVGWALNHHLMQNPEADPETKVVVSAESIQYGLEILQALQNETKSLKKSLKDVVTENEFEKRLLADVIPPSDIGVTFDDIGALENVKDTLKELVMLPLQRPELFCKGQLTKPCKGILLFGPPGTGKTMLAKAVATEAGANFINISMSSITSKWFGEGEKYVKAVFSLASKIAPSVVFVDEVDSMLGRRENPGEHEAMRKMKNEFMVNWDGLRTKETERVLVLAATNRPFDLDEAVIRRLPRRLMVNLPDAPNRAKILKVILAKEDLSPTIDFDAIASMTDGYSGSDLKNLCVTAAHRPIKEILEKEKKEHAVAVAEGRAAPALSGSADIRSLNMDDFKDAHERVCASVSSESVNMTELLQWNELYGEGGSRRKKALSYFM; this is translated from the exons atgGTTTCAACGAGGCGAAGTGGATCTCTCTCCGGGAACAACTGCAAACGATCGTCGTCTTCCGAGGACAAGCCACCGTCACCGAAACGACCGAAG GCGGATAATGGTAGTGCTTCGGACAAAGCGACTCCTGGGGTGGAGAATTCGAAGGAGCTGTGCACGCTTCCGCCGGCGGGGGCTGCCGATCCCGGAGAATGTGGTCCCGAAGATGCGCCGGTCGCCGGAGACGGGGTGACTTCTGGAAAGACCGAAGCTGCTGCGCCAGCTGTGGCGGTGACGACACCGATCGCCGAAG GGTCTTCGCCGGTGGTGGAAAAGCAGCCGAGGAGTGCACCGTCTTCCTGGAGTTTCTATCAGAAGCAGAACCCGAGTTTTGATACGCCTTGGTGCAAGCTTTTGTCACAGTCTGCACTG AATGTAAATATTTCTATTAGTGCAATGGCATTCACAATTGGTGCAAACAGACAGTGCAATTTTGCTCTCAAGGATCATACCATTAGTGGAGTACTGTGCAAGATCAAGCGCACACAG CGTGAGGGCAGTGCTGTAGCAGTTCTTGAAAGTACGGGAAGCAAGGGATCAGTGCAAGTAAATGGGACAAATGTCAAGAAAGGCAACAGTTGCATGCTTAACCCGGGTGATGAAGTTGTCTTTGGTTCAATGGGCAACCATGCTTAT ATTTTTCAGCTACTGCTGACTGAGGCTGCAGTTAAGGGTGCAGAGGTGCAAGGCAGTATTGGAAAATTTTTGCATCTTGAAAAGAGGGCAGGAGATCCTTCAGCTGTGGCTGGGGCTTCCATACTGGCTTCTCTTAGCACGAGGGCAGAACAATCGCGATGGAAGTCCGCAGCTCAGACCACCAGTAAAGTTCACCCCGGTGCTGAGGTACCAGCTCAGTCTGTCATTCAAGATGATACAGAAATTGAGCTTGGTGGTCTAGAAAGCAGCTCAACTCCAAATAGAGCGActgacaaagctgaagatatTGGAGCAATAGACAAGAATCTCACTCCAGACTGCAACCCCGATTCTAGCATAGAGGCAGGCAATGTAAAACTTTCTGGGATGAATGATTTGCTAAGGCCTTTATTGAGGATGTTAGCTCGATCACCTAGTTATAAACTAAAATTGAGCAAAGGTATCTGTAAACAGGTATTGGAAGAAAGAAACGAGTGGATGAGGGATTTGCAATCAGCATCAACGTCAGGCATGTCTCTCCGGTGTGTTGCATTTAAAGAAGGCCTTCATGCAGGAATTCTTGATGGCAAAAGCATAGATGTCTCCTTTGATAACTTCCCATACTATTTGAG TGAGAATACGAAGAAAGTGTTGATTGCAGCCTCATTTATACACTTGAAACATAAAGAGCATGTGAAGTATACCTCAGAGCTTACAGCTGTGAACCctcgcattttgctctctggtCCTTCAG GGTCTGAGATATATCAGGAGATGTTGGCAAAGGCTCTTGCGCAGTACTTTGGGGCTAAGTTGCTCTTATTCGATAGCCACTCTTTTTTGGGT GGTTTATCATCAAAGGAAGCTGAGCTGCTCAGGGATGGATTGAGTGCAGAAAAACTCTGCAGCTTGACCAAACAAAGTCCCGCACTCCCAGACTTGGCCAAGAACACTGATCTTTCAGCTTCTGAAACAGAGGCACTGGGATCTTCAAATGCACTGAATGACCTGGAATCCCAACCAAAGATGGAGAATGACACCCTCCCCTCTTCCTCGGGGGCATCGAGGAATTACTTGTTTAAAATAG GTGACAGAGTAAGATTTATTGCTCCAGGTGCCTTATATGCTACATCATCTTCTTTACG GGGCCCAGGGATCGGAATGCGTGGAGAGGTTGTGCTGCTTTTTAAGGACAATCCTTTGTCAAAAGTCGGTGTAAAGTTTGATAAACCAATACCTGATGGTGTTGATCTTGGGGGTCTATGTAAAGGCAATGGATACTTCTGCAATG TCTTTGATCTTCGATTGGAAACCACGGGCGCAGAAGATTTGGACAAGTTACTTATCAACACATTGTTTGAG GCTGTAATAAGTGAGAGCAGAAGTTCCCCTTTCATTTTGTTCATGAAAGATGCTGAGAAGTCCCTGGTAGGAAATTCTGATTCATTTTCCGCATTCAGAGCGAGACTTGATAAGCTTCCAGATAATGTGGTTGTAATTGGTTCTCACACTCAAACTGACAGTCGCAAGGAGAAG TCGCACCCTGGTGGTTTGCTTTTCACAAAGTTTGGCAGCAATCAAACTGCTCTTCTTGACTTGGCTTTCCCG GATAGTTTTGGAAGACTACATGAGAGAGGGAAAGAAGTTCCCAAGGCGACAAAACTTCTGTCTAAACTCTTTCCCAATAAAGTTACCATTCATATGCCGCAG GATGAAGCACTTCTTGTCTCGTGGAAGCAACAATTGGATCGAGATGTTGAAACCCTAAAAATGAAGGGAAACTTGAATCTCTTGCGCACT GTTCTGGGTCGATGTGGACTAGAGTGTGAAGGACTTGAGACACTATGCATCAAGGATCAAACACTTACCAACGAAA GTTCAGACAAGGTAGTTGGATGGGCTCTAAACCATCATTTAATGCAGAATCCTGAAGCTGATCCAGAAACAAAAGTTGTTGTATCTGCGGAGAG CATCCAGTACGGACTTGAAATTTTACAGGCTCTCCAGAATGAAACGAAGAGTTTGAAGAAGTCACTTAAG GATGTTGtaacagaaaatgaatttgagaaaagGCTGTTAGCTGATGTTATTCCACCTAGTGACATTGGAGTTACGTTTGATGATATTGGAGCCCTTGAGAATGTGAAGGATACATTGAAGGAGTTGGTGATGCTTCCTTTACAAAGGCCTGAGCTTTTCTGCAAGGGGCAATTAACCAAG CCTTGCAAGGGTATCCTTTTATTTGGTCCCCCTGGAACAGGCAAGACAATGCTTGCAAAGGCTGTGGCCACGGAAGCTGGTGCAAACTTTATCAACATATCCATGTCAAGCATCACATCTAAG TGGTTTGGTGAGGGTGAGAAATACGTGAAAGCTGTTTTCTCGCTGGCCAGTAAAATTGCGCCTAGTGTTGTATTCGTAGATGAA GTGGACAGTATGTTGGGCCGACGGGAAAATCCAGGGGAGCATGAGGCAATGCGTAAGATGAAGAATGAATTTATGGTAAATTGGGATGGTTTACGAACAAAAGAAACAGAGCGAGTTCTTGTACTGGCAGCCACAAATAGGCCTTTTGACCTTGATGAGGCTGTCATTCGAAGACTGCCGCGCAG GTTGATGGTAAATTTGCCAGATGCTCCGAATAGAGCAAAAATATTGAAAGTCATACTGGCAAAAGAGGACTTGTCTCCCACTATTGATTTTGATGCTATTGCGAGCATGACGGATGGGTATTCTGGAAGTGACCTCAAG AATCTTTGTGTAACTGCTGCACATCGTCCAATTaaagagattttggagaaggaaaaaaag GAGCATGCTGTAGCTGTAGCAGAAGGTAGAGCTGCTCCAGCTTTGAGTGGCAGTGCTGATATACGGTCTCTGAACATGGACGACTTCAAAGATGCTCACGAACGG GTATGTGCCAGTGTTTCATCGGAGTCTGTGAACATGACCGAGCTTTTACAGTGGAACGAATTATACGGCGAAGGGGgttcaagaagaaagaaagccCTTAGCTACTTCATGTGA